The genomic DNA AACTCAAAAAATGAAAAACAGTTTGATGGACCAGGTATCGCTATGCAAAATAGCGAAAGCGTAGCAAAAAAAGAAAACACAAATAATGAACGATATAGAGTTGCATTAGATCAAGCAGAAAACCAAATAGCAATCGATCTCCCAACTGGTGTTAAATTTGATGAAAAAAGCTATGCAGTGTATAATCCAGATATGATAAATTTCATACATATTATTTCTATGATTATCAAAAAAATGCCCGAATCAGTAGCCATTGAGGTTCGTGGATATGCAAATGATTATGGTAATTACGAGGCTGATTATAAGCTAGGAGCTGATAGGGCTTATAGCGTTTTAAAAATGCTTATAGATAATGGAATAGATCCAAAAAGACTCAGGTACACTTCTTATGGTGATAGTGTGGTACTAAAAAACACAGATCCAAAGATAGCTAAAGTATATTTTAAAGTTGATATAAGGGATAAAAAGGCTCAAAATTCAGTTTTAGACCTTATTAGCGAAATAAAATAATAATAATTATTAAGTATCATTTTAGTGAAATTTTGATAATCTTGTAAAATAAATTTAAAAATCCGAAGGAGTAAATATGGCAGTAAAAATTACTGATATTTGTATAAGTTGTGGTTCATGTATAGATGAATGCCCTGTTGAAGCTATAGTTGATGATAGCGATAACCCAACTGGCGAAGATACTTATTATGTATATGCAGACAAATGTGTTGAGTGTGTAGGTCATAATGATAGCCCAGCTTGCGCTGATGCCTGTCCGACTGATGGCTGTATCGTATGGAGTGATGTTGTTTCTGGGCAACCAAGCAGAAGCGATATCGGTGCTGATTTAAGAAGCTCTGGCACTCCAGTTGTAGCATAAATTTATAAGCCACACTTCGTGGCTTATACTATAATTAAATGTGTAAATTATATTTTTATCAAAAAATATGGCAATATTTCTTTAAGCTTATTTCTGATATAATCCCAATTCTGTAAAAAATTTCAACCATCATTTAAGGAGATTTAATGGAGCAAACATTATCTATAATCAAACCTGATGCCGTTAAAAAGGGCGTTATTGGTAAAATCATTGATAGATTTGAGAGCAACGGTTTAAGAATCGCAGCAGCAAAAAAATTACAACTAAGCACTGAAGATGCTAAGAAATTTTATGAAGTTCATGCAGCTAGACCATTTTATGGCGAGCTAGTTGAGTTTATGACAAGCGGTCCAGTTGTTGTTATGGTATTAGAAGGCGAAAACGCGGTTATGAAAAATCGTGAGCTTATGGGCGCTACAAATCCTAAAGAAGCTGCTCCTGGTACAATCAGAGCAGATTTTGCTGAGAGTATAGATGCAAATGCGGTTCACGGAAGTGACTGTTTAGAAAATGCAGCTATAGAAATCGCATTTTTCTTTGCAAAAAGAGAAATTTGCTAATTTAAAAATGAAAATACCATTTGATAAATTGACATTTCCTGGCACTGAGTTTGAAGAGCTATTTGATGAGCTTAAATTTAGTGGAAAATTAGTAAAAGTTGATCTAAAAATGGCTAAATGTGAAGCTAAAATCACTGGAAATTTAAAACACTATTGCGATAGATGCGGTAAGAATATAAATTTAGCCCTAGATGAGGAAGTTTCACTGTTTTTAAGCAACGGAACATATAAAGATCACGAGAACGAACTCAGTGATACTATTGAATTTTATGATGGCGAAATTGACATCGATGAAATTTTTCAAAGTGAAATAGAATCATATAAAAGTGACTATTTCTATTGTGATGAATGTAAAATTTTAGAAGGAGAATAAAATGGCAGTACCTAAACGTAGAGTGAGTCATACAAGAGCAGCAAAACGCAGAACTCACTATAAAGTAACTCTTCCTATGCCTGTAAAAGACAAAGATGGCAGCTGGAAAATGCCTCACCGTATCAATAAAACAACTGGCGAATATTAATATCTAAAATGATTAGTATAGCAATAGACGCTATGGGTGGGGACTTTGGTCCAAAACCGATTATAGACGGCGTTATCGATGCTTTAAATGTTAAAGAATTTAACGCCGTTTTAGTAGGTGATAGCAAAGAATTAAAGCCCCTTATACCAGATGAATATGCAAGATTTATAACATACGTCGAATCTAGCGAAGTATTTTCTATGGGCGAAAGTGCTACAGATGTTCTAAAAAGAAAAGAAAGTAGTATTTTTAAAGCTGTAGATTTGGTCAAAAACAAAGAGTGTCAAGCTGTGGTTTCAGCAGGTCATAGTGGAGCTACTATGAGTCTAGCAACTCTGAGAATTGGACGCTTAAAAAATGTTTCTAGACCGGCAATTGCTACTCTTATGCCAACTTCGGCAAACAAACAAACACTTGTTCTTGATGTTGGAGCCAATGTAGATTGCAAAGCTGAGCATTTGTTTCAGTTTGGAGTCATGGGCGAGGCTTACGCTAAGCAGATAATGAGAATCCAAAATCCAAAAATTGGTCTTTTAAGTAATGGCGAAGAAGATTGCAAGGGCAATGAAGTAACAAAAGAGGCGTTTGAACTCCTATCAAAATTAGATAGTTTTGTTGGGAATGTAGAAGGTCATCAAATTTTTGATGGTAGTGTTGATGTGATTATTTGTGATGGTTTTGTAGGAAATATACTTCTTAAAACCAGCGAAGGTGTCGCTAGTGCTATATCAAAAATCATAAAACAAAATATAAAAAAATCTCTTTTAACGATAATGGGAGCATTATTGATGAAAGGTATTTTTAAAAATTTAAAAACACAAATAGATTATGATGAGTACGGTGGCGCTCCGCTCCTTGGCGTAAAAGATTGCGTTATTATCAGCCATGGAAA from Campylobacter iguaniorum includes the following:
- the motB gene encoding flagellar motor protein MotB; this translates as MAKKKKCPECPAGEKWAVPYADFLSLLLALFIALYAISAVNTAKVEALKTELIKVFDFPDSKGVKDSSKNSKNEKQFDGPGIAMQNSESVAKKENTNNERYRVALDQAENQIAIDLPTGVKFDEKSYAVYNPDMINFIHIISMIIKKMPESVAIEVRGYANDYGNYEADYKLGADRAYSVLKMLIDNGIDPKRLRYTSYGDSVVLKNTDPKIAKVYFKVDIRDKKAQNSVLDLISEIK
- a CDS encoding DUF362 domain-containing protein, whose protein sequence is MAVKITDICISCGSCIDECPVEAIVDDSDNPTGEDTYYVYADKCVECVGHNDSPACADACPTDGCIVWSDVVSGQPSRSDIGADLRSSGTPVVA
- the ndk gene encoding nucleoside-diphosphate kinase; this encodes MEQTLSIIKPDAVKKGVIGKIIDRFESNGLRIAAAKKLQLSTEDAKKFYEVHAARPFYGELVEFMTSGPVVVMVLEGENAVMKNRELMGATNPKEAAPGTIRADFAESIDANAVHGSDCLENAAIEIAFFFAKREIC
- the rpmF gene encoding 50S ribosomal protein L32 is translated as MAVPKRRVSHTRAAKRRTHYKVTLPMPVKDKDGSWKMPHRINKTTGEY
- the plsX gene encoding phosphate acyltransferase PlsX; this translates as MISIAIDAMGGDFGPKPIIDGVIDALNVKEFNAVLVGDSKELKPLIPDEYARFITYVESSEVFSMGESATDVLKRKESSIFKAVDLVKNKECQAVVSAGHSGATMSLATLRIGRLKNVSRPAIATLMPTSANKQTLVLDVGANVDCKAEHLFQFGVMGEAYAKQIMRIQNPKIGLLSNGEEDCKGNEVTKEAFELLSKLDSFVGNVEGHQIFDGSVDVIICDGFVGNILLKTSEGVASAISKIIKQNIKKSLLTIMGALLMKGIFKNLKTQIDYDEYGGAPLLGVKDCVIISHGKSSPKAVKNAIFQALKFAGSDINKVIEDELSHFVR